The following coding sequences are from one Streptomyces sp. NBC_01294 window:
- a CDS encoding ATP-binding protein yields the protein MRRADLKAVGEVRGALRELMRHRCRTDAAEVAELLITELVTNALVHTDRGAEVSASLAATRLRVEVRDYAARRPRPYVPTADDGTHGRGLVLVQALADDWGVDALALGSGKVVWFELDGHRDPQYGAGPA from the coding sequence GTGCGCCGGGCCGACCTGAAGGCCGTGGGCGAAGTCCGCGGGGCACTACGGGAGTTGATGCGCCACCGGTGTCGGACCGACGCCGCGGAGGTGGCCGAGCTGCTGATCACCGAGCTCGTCACCAACGCCCTCGTCCACACCGACCGGGGCGCGGAGGTGTCCGCGAGTCTGGCCGCCACGAGGTTACGGGTGGAGGTCCGGGACTACGCCGCACGCAGGCCCCGGCCGTACGTACCGACCGCCGACGACGGTACGCACGGCCGGGGACTCGTGCTGGTGCAGGCACTCGCCGACGACTGGGGCGTGGACGCACTGGCCCTGGGCAGCGGCAAGGTCGTGTGGTTCGAGCTCGACGGGCACCGCGACCCGCAGTACGGCGCAGGGCCCGCCTGA